Proteins from one Hemicordylus capensis ecotype Gifberg chromosome 7, rHemCap1.1.pri, whole genome shotgun sequence genomic window:
- the LOC128332876 gene encoding toll-like receptor 13: MGFLHPFLVFVLFNSQETAAYGFQNCIQFTWNPEHFKCMHRFLTSISSAVADLPSNTTVVNASQNYIESLPHRSFWHLPKLQILQLSNNKINEIEDGAFENLTALEILNLSSNCLIDLSRDAFWGLTNLTQLLLYHNQLSTIHHDTFSTLQNLQQLHLQFNKLGSFEEVVQNLQRLKRVEYLNLCNNSLTSLKSGFWLPASLNTLLLCNNFLCRVDGKGSEFLRNVKQLDLSYNNISNASSLATISLQNLSSLILMGNGIDVLQLLNISDLRPHKLDYSGLRLNYSSQLIKVCQYLRKDNSSLHLHLKNNGLRNLTNNIFSECPPIQLLDLSRNHLKTVGCVQEWFNVTEYNQLKTLFVEHNLLNRLRSCDGSHALKELRTISFRYNRILSVSRSAFRYAPYLDTLHLNINSIAYLDKLALSGLKQLRELRLDNNLLTDLYSLSFADLFNLETLNLRNNHISVLFFGTFQNLMKLRILDLGGNNIKRLTRVSFVGLRNLSNLYLDGNHIQNIKQCYFQPVQSTLKVLDLMGNRISYISRKRHGQPPFFYLKKVYDLKLQAQQPYGLKIIPPKFFSGLTSLRNLFLSGNKILSISPDVFDDLGRLEYLSLADSSNGMGNLPPGIFKNLKNLISLNLENAGLRTLTLEVFGNLSRLHYLQLGKNELQTINRTVMERLTSLRHTDLRKCPLACTCDNIWFRQWLNNSQVQVVYLYNYTCNSGQHSSYVYSFDIHVCFQDMGLYLFAFIFPALLLNMLLPFLYERTYWQVKYHIYILRAWVNDHWRRGDSERYKFDAFVSYNSTDEGWVLDQLVPSLEKGEGPIFRLCLHHRDFQPGRYIIDNIVNSIHNSRHTICVISRSYLQSEWCSMEIQLASYRLFDELKDVLIPVFLETIPERELSAYHRMRKVMLKKTYISWPPDPEAQKLFWAKLRVALKGGHSDEEKTYWFDKGGKPLLESTSEMD, translated from the coding sequence ATGGGCTTCTTGCATCCTTTCTTGGTTTTTGTCCTATTTAACTCTCAAGAGACagctgcctatggcttccagaaCTGTATCCAGTTCACGTGGAACCCAGAACATTTTAAGTGCATGCATCGCTTCTTGACCTCCATCTCAAGTGCGGTGGCTGACCTCCCCAGCAATACTACAGTGGTCAACGCATCCCAGAATTACATTGAATCCTTGCCTCATAGAAGCTTCTGGCATCTCCCAAAGCTGCAGATTCTGCAACTGAGTAACAACAAAATTAATGAGATAGAAGATGGAGCATTTGAAAATCTCACAGCTTTGGAGATACTCAATCTCTCCTCCAATTGTCTCATAGACCTGTCCAGAGACGCATTCTGGGGCTTGACCAATCTCACTCAGCTCCTCTTGTACCATAATCAGTTGAGCACAATCCATCATGATACATTTAGTACATTACAAAACCTTCAACAGTTGCATCTCCAGTTCAACAAATTGGGGAGCTTTGAAGAGGTAGTTCAGAACTTACAGAGGCTGAAAAGAGTGGAATATCTGAATCTGTGCAACAATAGTCTGACCTCCCTGAAGTCTGGGTTCTGGCTTCCTGCTTCCTTGAATACTCTCCTGCTTTGCAACAATTTCCTGTGCAGAGTGGATGGGAAAGGGTCAGAGTTCCTGAGGAATGTGAAACAACTGGACCTTTCTTACAACAACATCTCAAATGCCTCTTCCTTAGCTACAATCAGCCTCCAGAACCTCAGCAGTCTGATTCTGATGGGGAATGGCATCGATGTTCTCCAGCTCTTGAACATTTCCGACCTGAGGCCTCACAAGCTGGACTACTCCGGGCTGCGCTTAAACTACTCCTCACAGTTGATCAAGGTGTGCCAGTACCTCAGGAAAGACAATTCTTCATTGCATCTGCATCTGAAGAACAATGGCCTTCGGAACTTGACTAATAACATCTTTTCGGAATGCCCTCCCATCCAGCTTCTGGACCTTTCAAGGAACCATCTCAAGACAGTTGGATGTGTGCAAGAATGGTTTAATGTGACAGAATACAACCAGCTGAAAACCCTGTTCGTGGAGCACAACTTGTTGAACAGATTAAGATCTTGCGATGGCAGTCATGCCTTAAAAGAGCTGAGGACCATCTCCTTCCGCTACAATCGCATCCTCTCGGTCAGTAGATCGGCTTTTCGCTATGCCCCATATCTGGACACACTCCATCTCAATATCAATTCCATTGCTTATCTAGACAAACTAGCGTTGTCGGGTTTGAAACAACTCAGGGAGTTGCGCTTAGATAACAACCTCCTAACTGATCTCTACTCTCTCAGCTTTGCTGATTTGTTCAACCTTGAGACGCTCAACCTCCGGAATAACCATATCTCTGTGCTCTTCTTTGGCACCTTCCAAAACCTTATGAAGCTCCGTATCTTAGACCTGGGGGGGAACAACATTAAAAGACTGACCAGAGTGTCATTTGTAGGACTGAGGAATCTCTCCAATCTCTATCTGGATGGCAATCATATTCAAAACATTAAGCAGTGCTATTTCCAGCCAGTGCAGAGTACTCTCAAAGTGCTAGACCTGATGGGGAATAGGATATCCTACATTAGCAGGAAGCGACACGGCCAGCCTCCCTTCTTTTACCTGAAAAAGGTCTATGATCTGAAGCTGCAAGCTCAGCAACCCTATGGTCTGAAAATCATCCCACCGAAGTTCTTCAGTGGTCTGACTTCCTTGCGCAACCTCTTCCTGTCAGGCAACAAGATCCTCTCCATCTCACCAGATGTCTTTGATGATCTAGGACGCCTGGAATATCTAAGCTTGGCTGACAGCAGTAATGGCATGGGGAACCTTCCACCTGGTATATTCAAGAATCTTAAAAACCTGATTAGTCTCAACCTAGAGAATGCTGGCCTCCGCACACTGACCCTGGAAGTCTTTGGTAACCTTAGTAGACTGCACTATCTACAACTAGGTAAAAATGAGTTACAGACCATCAACAGAACCGTGATGGAAAGGCTGACTTCACTGAGACATACTGACCTACGCAAGTGTCCCTTGGCTTGCACGTGTGATAACATTTGGTTCCGGCAGTGGCTGAACAACAGCCAAGTACAGGTGGTTTACTTGTACAACTACACCTGCAATTCTGGGCAGCACTCTAGTTATGTCTATAGTTTTGACATCCATGTCTGTTTCCAAGACATGGGGTTGTACCTGTTCGCCTTCATCTTCCCTGCTTTGTTGCTCAACATGCTGCTCCCCTTCCTCTATGAGCGTACCTACTGGCAAGTGAAATATCACATCTACATCCTCCGTGCTTGGGTCAACGATCATTGGAGGCGGGGAGATAGTGAGCGTTACAAATTTGATGCCTTTGTCTCCTACAATTCCACCGATGAGGGCTGGGTGCTAGATCAGCTGGTGCCCAGCCTAGAGAAAGGGGAAGGCCCCATCTTCCGGCTTTGCCTCCACCACCGGGACTTTCAGCCAGGCAGGTATATCATAGACAACATCGTCAACAGCATCCACAACAGCCGACACACTATCTGCGTCATCAGCCGGAGTTACCTGCAGAGTGAATGGTGCTCAATGGAGATCCAGTTGGCCAGTTATCGACTCTTTGATGAACTGAAGGATGTCCTTATCCCTGTTTTCTTGGAGACTATTCCTGAGCGGGAGCTCTCAGCCTATCACCGAATGCGGAAGGTGATGTTGAAAAAGACGTATATCAGCTGGCCGCCAGATCCTGAGGCTCAGAAGCTGTTCTGGGCTAAACTGAGGGTGGCTTTGAAGGGTGGCCACTCAGATGAGGAGAAAACATACTGGTTTGACAAAGGCGGCAAACCACTTTTGGAATCAACCTCTGAGATGGATTAG